A genomic segment from Candidatus Methylomirabilis lanthanidiphila encodes:
- a CDS encoding Phd_YefM, translating to MRIGLREANQQFSKAIKAVKAGEEVVLTERGKPIGVIRPLGPPAAGEAEVRRLEAAGLLHRASKRQPLPACVPRPLKGLPVSQTLRDERDES from the coding sequence ATGCGAATAGGATTGCGGGAAGCCAACCAGCAGTTTTCAAAAGCTATCAAGGCGGTCAAAGCCGGGGAAGAGGTGGTGTTGACCGAGCGCGGGAAACCTATCGGCGTCATCAGGCCGCTAGGGCCACCGGCGGCTGGTGAGGCGGAGGTGCGACGCCTAGAAGCGGCAGGATTGTTGCACCGGGCGTCCAAGCGTCAGCCTCTCCCCGCCTGCGTGCCACGGCCGTTGAAAGGCCTGCCGGTCTCTCAAACGCTTCGGGATGAACGAGACGAATCCTGA